TAATTTCTGGAGAAATTGCTTTAACACCACCTGCTTCTGCCGTAAGTATCTTTTCAGATTCTTTCGGTTTTTGTGATTGTTTTTTGTCAATAAGCGCAGCTTTTTTTGCGTCGTCCAGTTGAAAATTAATTGGTAAATTATATTTTACATTGACCGGAACGCCGTTCTGTTTTCCTGGTTTCCATTTTGGGAAAAGCTTCAAAACCCTGATCGCTTCTGCATCACAGCCATATCCAACCCCTTTTAAGATCACGATATCTTCTGTTTCTCCAGTTTCAGTTACCACAAAAGAGAGGAAAACTTTTCCTTCAACATTAGCTTTTGCGGCTGCTTCCGGATACTTTATATTCTTGGCCAGGAATCCAAACATTGCCGATATTCCTCCCGGAAATTCTGGCTGTTCTTCAACTACGGTGTAGACATTTCGTTCTTTCAGCTTGCCTTCAACTTCCTTTTTTAAAGGTTCTGTCTTTTTATCGGCTTCAACTTTTTCGCTTGTTGCTGATTCACTTTTTTCTTTTTGCTCACATCCGGCAACGAATATTGCCACGGTTGTAATTAAGGCTGCTGCAAAGACGTAAGTACTTAGCAACCATTTCGAACTGCGGTTTTTGTATATCATCTGAATTCGGGTTTTAATTTGAGATGGTTTATAAAAATGATTCGTAAGCGAAGCGATGGGTGCATTTAAGGCATAAGAAACCAAAAATGTTGCATAATTCTCTCGGTTAGGCGCCTCATAATCAGCCAGGAATTCATGAACTTCCTGTAATGATTTTTTATAAAGGAGAAGTACAGGGTTGAACCAGAAAACAATTTTCAATATTTCTACCAGCAAAATATCGATGCTGTGCCACTGCTGCATATGAACCGTTTCGTGGCGTAAAATGGGATCAAAGTGATTTTCGTAATCATTGCGGTTTACAACGATCCATTTCAAAAATGAGAACGAACCGACGCGGTTGGAGTTAATCAAAACGATTTTGCAGTCTTCCAGTTCGATCAGCTCTCCGTCTGTTAAAAACTGGTTGAGATGGCGGAAGTTGACGAATAATTTGTAAACCATAAATAAGGCTCCCAAAGCATAAGCGAACCATAAAAAATGCGTCCAGGTAATCACTGGCGTTTGTTCCGCGCGGGTTGCTGTGATTGTAAAATTTGGATTGGCAACGGAATAATTAAGAGAAATTACCGGTGCCGACTCAGGATAAATTATAAAAGGAAGTGCAAACGATAACAATAAAGAACTGATCAGATAAATTCGGTTCCAGATAAAGAACGTTTGTTTACTAAGCAACAACCGGTAACAAATATAGAAGAGGGTCCAGTATAAGCTTACTTTGGCAACATAAATCAAAATTTCCATGGCTAACGGATGATTGATTGTTTAAGATTCGCTTTTGTGATCGTTGATCAGTTTCATGATTTCGTCCAGATCATTTGTCTTTAAATCGTTGTCTTTCACAAAAAAGGACACAAGATTTGGCAAAGAATTATCAAAAT
The sequence above is drawn from the Dyadobacter subterraneus genome and encodes:
- a CDS encoding M56 family metallopeptidase, whose translation is MEILIYVAKVSLYWTLFYICYRLLLSKQTFFIWNRIYLISSLLLSFALPFIIYPESAPVISLNYSVANPNFTITATRAEQTPVITWTHFLWFAYALGALFMVYKLFVNFRHLNQFLTDGELIELEDCKIVLINSNRVGSFSFLKWIVVNRNDYENHFDPILRHETVHMQQWHSIDILLVEILKIVFWFNPVLLLYKKSLQEVHEFLADYEAPNRENYATFLVSYALNAPIASLTNHFYKPSQIKTRIQMIYKNRSSKWLLSTYVFAAALITTVAIFVAGCEQKEKSESATSEKVEADKKTEPLKKEVEGKLKERNVYTVVEEQPEFPGGISAMFGFLAKNIKYPEAAAKANVEGKVFLSFVVTETGETEDIVILKGVGYGCDAEAIRVLKLFPKWKPGKQNGVPVNVKYNLPINFQLDDAKKAALIDKKQSQKPKESEKILTAEAGGVKAISPEIKITAPAIDPNPLLVIDGKIAENQSIKDLDTDKIQSINVLKGQKAIAAYGKKGSNGVISIMTKKI